A region of Neovison vison isolate M4711 chromosome 7, ASM_NN_V1, whole genome shotgun sequence DNA encodes the following proteins:
- the IRF2BP1 gene encoding interferon regulatory factor 2-binding protein 1, with protein MASVQASRRQWCYLCDLPKMPWAMVWDFSEAVCRGCVNFEGADRIELLIDAARQLKRSHVLPEGRSPGPPALKHPTTKDLAAAAAQGPQLPPPQAQPQPSGTGGGISGPDRYDRATSSGRLPLPSPALEYTLGSRLANGLGREEVVAEGARRALLGSMPSLVPPGLLAAAVSGLGSRGLTLAPGLSPARPAFGSDFEKEKQQRNADCLAELNEAMRGRAEEWHGRPKAVREQLLALSACAPFNVRFKKDHGLVGRVFAFDATARPPGYEFELKLFTEYPCGSGNVYAGVLAVARQMFHDALREPGKALASSGFKYLEYERRHGSGEWRQLGELLTDGVRSFREPAPAEALPQQYPEAAPAALCGPPPRAPSRNLAPTPRRRKASPEPEGEAAGKMTTEEQQQRHWVAPGGPYSADTPGVPSPIAALKNVAEALGHSPKDPGGGGGPVRAGGASPAASSTAQPPVQHRLVARNGEAEVSPTAGAEAVSGGGGGTGATPGAPLCCTLCRERLEDTHFVQCPSVPGHKFCFPCSREFIKAQGPAGEVYCPSGDKCPLVGSSVPWAFMQGEIATILAGDIKVKKERDP; from the coding sequence ATGGCGTCTGTGCAGGCGTCCCGCCGCCAGTGGTGCTACCTGTGCGACCTGCCCAAGATGCCGTGGGCCATGGTGTGGGACTTCAGCGAGGCGGTGTGTCGCGGCTGCGTGAACTTCGAGGGTGCGGATCGCATCGAGCTGCTCATCGACGCTGCCCGCCAACTCAAGCGCAGCCACGTGCTCCCCGAGGGCCGCTCTCCCGGGCCCCCTGCCCTCAAGCACCCGACCACTAAGGACCTGGCTGCGGCCGCTGCCCAGGGGCCTCAGTTACCGCCTCCACAGGCCCAGCCCCAGCCGTCAGGAACAGGCGGTGGCATCTCTGGCCCGGACCGCTATGACAGGGCCACATCGTCGGGccgcctccccctgccctctcctgccCTGGAGTACACCCTGGGGTCTCGCCTGGCTAATGGGCTGGGCCGCGAGGAGGTCGTGGCGGAGGGGGCGCGGAGGGCCCTGcttggctccatgcccagcttggtGCCCCCCGGGCTGCTGGCAGCTGCGGTATCTGGCCTGGGAAGCCGAGGCCTGACGCTGGCACCCGGTTTGAGTCCTGCCCGTCCGGCTTTTGGCTCCGATTtcgagaaggagaagcagcagaggaatGCGGACTGTCTGGCAGAACTGAACGAGGCCATGCGTGGCCGGGCGGAGGAGTGGCACGGGCGCCCCAAAGCTGTGCGGGAACAGCTGCTGGCATTGTCGGCCTGTGCCCCCTTCAATGTCCGCTTCAAGAAGGATCACGGGCTGGTGGGGCGGGTGTTCGCTTTTGATGCTACTGCCCGCCCGCCGGGCTATGAGTTCGAGCTGAAGCTTTTTACCGAATACCCCTGTGGCTCTGGCAACGTGTACGCAGGTGTCCTGGCCGTGGCTCGCCAGATGTTTCATGATGCCCTGCGGGAGCCGGGCAAGGCTCTGGCCTCATCAGGCTTCAAGTACCTCGAATATGAACGGAGGCACGGCTCGGGGGAATGGCGCCAGCTGGGGGAGTTGCTAACCGACGGTGTCCGCAGCTTTCGAGAGCCAGCTCCCGCAGAGGCCCTGCCGCAGCAGTATCCAGAGGCAGCCCCTGCAGCTCTCTGTGGTCCACCCCCGCGAGCCCCGTCCCGGAACCTGGCGCCCACGCCACGCCGTCGAAAGGCATCCCCCGAGCCCGAGGGTGAGGCGGCTGGGAAGATGACCACCGAGGAACAGCAGCAGCGGCACTGGGTGGCCCCGGGTGGCCCGTACTCCGCCGACACCCCTGGGGTGCCCTCACCCATCGCCGCCCTGAAGAACgtggcggaggccctgggccACTCCCCCAAGGaccctggcgggggtgggggccctGTGCGTGCCGGGGGCGCCAGCCCCGCAGCCTCCTCCACAGCCCAGCCTCCTGTCCAGCATCGTCTTGTGGCCCGCAACGGTGAGGCGGAAGTCAGCCCCACCGCAGGGGCAGAAGCTGTTAGCGGGGGTGGTGGCGGCACCGGGGCGACCCCTGGGGCACCCCTGTGCTGTACCCTGTGCCGCGAGCGGCTGGAAGATACCCACTTCGTCCAGTGCCCCTCAGTGCCCGGACACAAGTTCTGTTTTCCCTGCTCAAGGGAATTCATCAAGGCACAGGGCCCTGCTGGGGAGGTGTACTGCCCCAGTGGAGACAAGTGCCCCCTGGTGGGCTCCTCTGTCCCCTGGGCCTTCATGCAGGGCGAGATCGCCACTATCCTTGCTGGAGACATCAAGGTTAAGAAAGAACGGGACCCCTAG